Proteins found in one Paenibacillus wynnii genomic segment:
- a CDS encoding sensor domain-containing diguanylate cyclase, with protein MNLSEVLLTLVVYLLPMLFFFYMGLDVLVRNPKKTEHRLVSLITGCYFLLFLEEYIRFLLPISYSPPLTAIMFSSIGIMLPGLGFHFFAKITRMDKRLPKLLNPYIFYVHLLIIPINLISNKNYISSQKFITAGVWKWPVFNSAYYAGLTVSILISALTLFILFKAKSSAGSPEYKAIFNLMIVGTILTLGWTAIFGYFRFGEKIPPFPYLYAGIIWCFLLQLAMKKYEFLNFNNQRYEKLFNLNPAAILLIEISGIIKEANPSARLMLNHIDLDHAVLNALASAELSNSLKKRQEIKELETSIQNGDTFLDVLIDGDYVSVDNQPHVILIIRNITLQKENQKQIVFLAYHDPLTLLPNRRYFYEKLAEAINEAKSLGHHLAVILIDLDDFKDTNDRYGHEAGDEVLRHTAHLIKEVVGQKGVAARLGGDEFVFFLSPIPSISYIQVTLQQLETKFLHTDLQYKDKSLTVKMSMGYSFYPDDGQDEDTILNNADKAMYRAKRNRKQQLL; from the coding sequence ATGAACCTGTCGGAAGTTTTATTAACCTTAGTCGTTTATTTACTCCCTATGCTGTTCTTTTTCTATATGGGTCTTGATGTCCTGGTGCGTAATCCCAAAAAAACTGAACATAGGCTAGTTAGCCTGATTACCGGATGCTATTTCCTGCTATTCCTCGAAGAGTACATCCGATTCTTACTGCCTATTAGTTATAGTCCTCCATTAACTGCAATAATGTTTTCTAGTATAGGTATTATGCTTCCAGGACTTGGATTTCACTTCTTTGCCAAAATAACAAGGATGGACAAGCGCTTACCTAAGCTATTGAACCCGTATATTTTTTATGTCCATCTTCTGATCATTCCCATCAATTTAATCAGTAACAAAAATTACATATCGTCCCAAAAATTCATAACAGCCGGAGTTTGGAAATGGCCAGTCTTTAACTCTGCTTATTATGCGGGGCTGACCGTCAGCATTCTAATTAGCGCTCTAACCTTGTTCATTCTATTCAAAGCTAAGTCGAGTGCAGGCTCACCAGAATATAAAGCGATTTTTAATTTGATGATTGTAGGCACTATTCTGACCCTAGGTTGGACTGCTATATTCGGATACTTCCGATTTGGAGAAAAGATTCCCCCTTTCCCCTATTTATACGCAGGTATTATATGGTGCTTCCTTCTCCAGCTTGCCATGAAAAAATATGAGTTTCTGAACTTCAATAATCAAAGGTACGAGAAGCTGTTCAACCTCAACCCTGCAGCTATATTGCTTATTGAAATTTCGGGCATTATAAAGGAGGCCAATCCCAGCGCCAGATTAATGCTCAATCATATTGATCTGGATCATGCGGTACTGAACGCTTTAGCTAGTGCAGAGCTTAGTAACAGTCTGAAGAAAAGACAGGAAATTAAGGAGCTGGAGACATCCATTCAAAATGGGGACACATTTTTAGACGTTCTAATTGATGGTGATTATGTCTCTGTGGATAATCAGCCCCATGTCATTTTGATCATTCGAAATATAACCTTACAGAAGGAGAATCAGAAACAAATTGTTTTCCTCGCTTACCATGATCCATTGACCCTTCTTCCGAACCGGAGGTACTTCTACGAAAAGCTGGCTGAAGCTATCAATGAGGCTAAGTCGCTTGGTCATCATTTGGCAGTTATCCTTATCGATCTAGATGATTTCAAGGATACGAACGATAGATATGGGCATGAGGCAGGAGATGAGGTGCTGCGGCATACCGCACACTTGATCAAGGAGGTTGTAGGCCAAAAGGGCGTAGCGGCAAGATTAGGCGGAGATGAATTTGTATTTTTCCTAAGTCCCATTCCGTCTATTTCATATATACAGGTTACCCTCCAGCAGTTAGAAACAAAGTTCTTGCACACCGATCTACAATATAAGGATAAAAGCCTCACTGTTAAAATGAGTATGGGTTATAGCTTTTATCCAGATGATGGACAAGACGAAGATACTATTCTGAATAATGCAGATAAAGCCATGTATCGTGCCAAAAGAAATCGAAAGCAGCAGCTTCTGTAG
- a CDS encoding site-2 protease family protein, with translation MKELENLPQNESKKNNLNPLKWLGGGAAFLLVKGKALLSILKFSKIVGPLLSMMVSIWAYALIYPWGFATGFVLLLLVHELGHVIAAKQKGLPVSAPLFIPFVGALIAMKKRPLDAKTEAYIAFGGPVLGTLGAVAVFGAAYYMDSPLLFSLAYIGFFLNLINLLPIHPLDGGRIAIAVTRWLWLVGLVGGLVVIIYLKSILFFIIWALFAYDLFNKYIRRRKKSGLQSITRGFLIPVEPLLAEGYLIPGPEHRRDLPFSTYSDMNQQQYVTTQWEGLKFEGTMPLPVQGLIHKVKVIGLEKVLLENGLHLKMHLEVQLTVFDNEKYYDVPVNARWKYGTAYFLLAGFLAGMMYLVHTVGNV, from the coding sequence ATGAAGGAGTTAGAGAACTTGCCGCAAAATGAATCGAAAAAAAATAATCTAAACCCGCTAAAATGGTTAGGCGGCGGTGCTGCTTTTTTATTAGTTAAAGGAAAGGCTCTTTTATCCATTCTTAAATTCAGTAAGATTGTCGGCCCTCTTCTTTCAATGATGGTTTCGATTTGGGCTTACGCTCTTATTTATCCGTGGGGTTTCGCTACCGGATTTGTACTGCTCCTGCTTGTTCATGAGTTGGGTCACGTCATTGCGGCCAAGCAGAAAGGTCTTCCGGTCAGTGCTCCGCTGTTTATACCTTTCGTCGGTGCTTTAATTGCTATGAAAAAGCGTCCGCTGGATGCCAAGACGGAAGCTTATATTGCCTTTGGCGGTCCTGTGCTCGGTACATTGGGGGCAGTAGCCGTTTTTGGAGCAGCCTATTATATGGATAGTCCGTTGCTGTTTTCACTTGCTTATATTGGTTTCTTTCTGAATTTAATTAATTTGCTGCCGATCCATCCGCTGGACGGAGGCCGTATTGCAATCGCGGTTACACGCTGGTTATGGTTGGTTGGACTTGTAGGCGGTCTGGTCGTTATTATTTATTTAAAATCCATCTTGTTCTTTATCATTTGGGCACTATTTGCTTATGATCTGTTTAACAAGTATATCCGGCGACGCAAAAAGAGTGGGCTGCAGTCCATTACGAGAGGATTTTTAATTCCAGTGGAGCCTTTGCTGGCGGAGGGGTATCTAATTCCGGGACCCGAGCATCGAAGAGATCTGCCTTTCAGCACTTATAGTGATATGAATCAACAGCAGTACGTTACAACACAATGGGAAGGCCTGAAGTTTGAAGGTACAATGCCTCTTCCGGTGCAAGGGTTAATCCATAAAGTCAAAGTTATAGGTTTGGAAAAGGTGTTATTGGAAAATGGTTTGCATCTCAAAATGCATTTGGAGGTACAACTTACAGTCTTTGATAATGAAAAATACTACGATGTACCTGTCAACGCACGCTGGAAGTACGGCACGGCTTATTTTCTCTTGGCTGGATTCTTAGCCGGTATGATGTATTTGGTGCATACTGTAGGCAACGTGTAA
- a CDS encoding GNAT family N-acetyltransferase, translating to MAAEIVRVTTEEQLQIGLDIRTKVFVEEQQVPAEEEIDEYDVVGCNAHHILLMDEGIAVATGRLIYYKAGAAKMQRVAVLKDYRSKGYGRVLLLALEEMARELGLENSILDGQCQAEPFYTKLGYEVISTEPFYDAGILHVRMQKDLK from the coding sequence ATGGCAGCGGAAATTGTACGTGTTACGACAGAGGAGCAGCTTCAGATAGGGCTGGATATTCGCACAAAGGTATTCGTAGAGGAACAACAAGTACCGGCTGAAGAGGAAATTGATGAGTATGATGTGGTTGGCTGTAATGCGCATCATATCCTTCTTATGGATGAGGGAATCGCCGTCGCCACGGGGAGATTGATTTATTACAAAGCGGGTGCTGCCAAAATGCAGCGTGTGGCTGTCTTGAAGGACTATCGCTCGAAGGGGTATGGACGTGTTCTTCTGCTGGCGCTAGAGGAGATGGCCCGTGAGTTGGGGCTGGAGAATTCGATATTGGATGGACAATGCCAGGCAGAACCGTTCTATACTAAGCTGGGCTATGAAGTTATCTCTACCGAGCCGTTCTATGATGCAGGGATTCTTCATGTACGGATGCAAAAAGATCTTAAATAA
- a CDS encoding DUF3892 domain-containing protein yields the protein MEQGNTQQNQQEEVVAVRKNGDGDIVDLKLTSGKVVDYKTAQSMVKNNEIQNLNVFKGRDNEEHLRSNADGRKDNNLDNLPNF from the coding sequence ATGGAACAAGGAAATACACAGCAGAATCAACAAGAAGAGGTTGTTGCCGTAAGAAAAAACGGAGATGGCGATATCGTTGATTTGAAGTTAACTTCCGGAAAAGTTGTTGATTATAAAACCGCCCAGTCGATGGTAAAGAATAATGAAATTCAGAATTTAAACGTTTTTAAGGGTCGGGATAACGAAGAGCATCTTAGATCCAATGCGGATGGACGTAAAGACAACAATCTTGATAACTTGCCCAACTTTTAA
- a CDS encoding CBO0543 family protein, producing the protein MNKRPRKKWMIIYLYSAVTNVIMDKILTHYELISYPTRLFPKIFRIHILFDTLLYPLANVIYNQIAKKDKILVILYKSIYFSVPLLIVETWAERNTGLIKWGNAWRGYHTFLGVNFNTLFTRLIVVRIYRRLCK; encoded by the coding sequence ATGAACAAACGCCCCCGAAAAAAATGGATGATTATTTACCTATATAGTGCAGTTACTAATGTGATAATGGATAAAATTCTTACACATTATGAACTCATTTCGTATCCTACACGGCTTTTTCCAAAAATTTTCAGGATACATATTTTATTTGATACTCTACTGTATCCATTGGCTAATGTTATCTATAATCAAATCGCTAAAAAAGATAAGATTCTAGTAATCCTGTATAAATCAATATATTTTTCCGTTCCCCTTCTAATCGTCGAGACTTGGGCTGAACGAAATACCGGATTAATTAAATGGGGTAACGCTTGGAGAGGGTATCACACATTTTTGGGAGTTAATTTCAACACGCTATTCACCAGGCTTATTGTTGTAAGAATCTATAGACGGTTATGTAAATGA
- a CDS encoding copper amine oxidase, with translation MRWKKIALCVIVFSLMGSSLLFADAVTQKIRVWSNGKEMADGGYLIDGKTYIPVREAGGVVTWDDSGKVKILKPNVHIFLFQGDTVFGNVKIGKLKFKVFSQVDTLTDEIFAVKVAITDPSGNVKDIQSQEYEGSRKDNFWFPTSEFTYDFKETGKYRIGFFIKGEKNGDYVLVSEKVITAFNP, from the coding sequence ATGAGATGGAAAAAAATTGCTCTATGCGTGATTGTGTTTTCCCTAATGGGAAGCTCACTTTTATTCGCTGACGCTGTAACGCAAAAGATTCGGGTGTGGAGCAACGGTAAAGAAATGGCAGATGGTGGTTATTTAATTGATGGTAAAACGTATATCCCTGTTAGGGAAGCGGGTGGAGTTGTAACTTGGGATGATTCTGGAAAAGTGAAGATTCTTAAACCGAATGTTCATATTTTCCTTTTCCAAGGTGATACCGTATTTGGCAATGTAAAAATAGGGAAACTAAAGTTCAAAGTATTCAGTCAAGTAGACACTCTAACGGATGAGATTTTTGCAGTGAAAGTAGCCATTACAGATCCGTCGGGTAACGTAAAAGATATCCAATCGCAGGAGTATGAAGGTTCCCGTAAAGATAACTTTTGGTTCCCAACCTCAGAATTTACCTATGATTTCAAGGAGACTGGGAAGTATCGGATAGGCTTCTTTATCAAGGGTGAAAAGAATGGAGATTACGTACTTGTGTCTGAAAAAGTAATCACCGCGTTCAATCCATAA
- a CDS encoding DUF1292 domain-containing protein yields MSDHKHEHGHEHGEACGCGHDHDHEHEEFVLTLTNEQGEDVEMVLVETFDVAEKLYALLLERENPEADGIILRMEEENEEMVLYNIEDEAEWNAVEAAYNELLAKQE; encoded by the coding sequence ATGAGCGATCACAAACATGAGCATGGCCATGAACATGGTGAAGCATGCGGTTGCGGACATGATCACGACCATGAGCACGAGGAGTTTGTGCTGACCTTGACGAACGAGCAGGGCGAAGACGTGGAGATGGTTCTGGTAGAAACATTCGACGTAGCTGAGAAATTATACGCATTACTGCTGGAACGCGAGAACCCTGAAGCAGATGGTATCATTCTGCGTATGGAAGAAGAAAACGAAGAAATGGTACTATACAATATCGAAGACGAAGCTGAGTGGAATGCTGTTGAAGCTGCTTATAACGAGCTGCTTGCTAAGCAAGAATAG
- a CDS encoding aminotransferase class I/II-fold pyridoxal phosphate-dependent enzyme: MDQHRTPLFTALKKHAAGNPVQFHIPGHKKGLGTDAEFREFIGDNALSIDLINIAPLDDLHQPTGVIQEAQKLAAKAFGADYTYFSVQGTSNAIMTMILSVCSPGDKIIVPRNIHKSVMSAIIFSGAKPVFVSPVQDENLGIDHGITTSSLERALKRHPDAKGVLVINPTYFGVCADLRSIVDLAHSYGIPVLVDEAHGVLIHFHEDLPVSAMQAGADMAATSVHKLGGSMTQSSVLNLNAKTGLVNPQRVQTILSMLTTTSTSYILLASLDTSRRNLALNGHEMAARTIALSNYARDTINNIEGLYSFGKEILGTEATFDLDPTKLNIHVRHLGITGYETENWLRQKYNIEVELSDMYNILCLITPGDTQESVDKLLAALRVLSAIHYSKGEIYELKVQVPEIPQLALIPRDAFYADTELVPFRESAGYIIAEFIYVYPPGIPILLPGEIITQDNIDYIIDHVEIGLPVKGPEDRSITNVKVIVEANPIS, translated from the coding sequence ATGGATCAACACCGTACTCCCCTCTTCACAGCTCTTAAAAAGCATGCCGCAGGTAATCCCGTTCAATTTCATATTCCCGGGCATAAGAAGGGGCTAGGAACCGATGCCGAATTCCGTGAGTTTATCGGCGATAACGCTCTATCTATAGATCTGATTAACATCGCACCTCTGGACGATCTTCATCAGCCTACCGGAGTCATTCAGGAAGCACAGAAGTTGGCGGCTAAGGCCTTTGGCGCTGATTATACGTATTTCAGCGTACAAGGCACAAGCAATGCTATCATGACAATGATACTCTCTGTATGCTCACCTGGAGATAAAATTATCGTACCGCGTAACATTCACAAGTCAGTCATGTCAGCGATCATTTTCTCAGGAGCCAAGCCGGTTTTTGTCTCACCTGTACAGGATGAGAATCTCGGGATAGATCACGGTATAACCACCAGCTCGCTGGAACGCGCCTTAAAGCGCCATCCGGATGCCAAAGGCGTCCTCGTAATTAATCCTACGTATTTTGGCGTATGTGCCGACCTGCGTTCGATTGTGGATTTGGCCCATAGCTACGGAATTCCCGTACTGGTAGATGAGGCGCACGGAGTACTGATTCATTTTCATGAGGATTTACCGGTATCAGCCATGCAGGCTGGTGCGGATATGGCAGCAACCAGTGTCCATAAATTGGGCGGCTCCATGACGCAGAGCTCGGTATTGAATCTAAATGCTAAGACCGGTCTTGTCAACCCGCAACGGGTACAAACTATCCTAAGCATGCTAACCACAACTTCAACATCATACATTTTGCTGGCGTCCTTGGATACATCCAGACGCAATCTTGCCCTGAACGGCCATGAGATGGCTGCCAGAACAATTGCATTGTCCAACTATGCCCGCGATACCATTAACAATATAGAAGGCTTGTACAGCTTCGGTAAAGAGATACTGGGTACCGAGGCAACCTTTGATCTAGATCCGACCAAGTTAAACATTCATGTACGCCACCTTGGTATCACCGGATACGAGACAGAGAACTGGCTTCGTCAGAAATATAACATCGAAGTAGAGCTTAGCGACATGTATAACATTCTTTGCCTTATTACCCCAGGTGATACTCAAGAATCAGTAGATAAACTTCTTGCTGCCTTACGGGTACTGTCTGCCATTCACTACAGCAAAGGTGAAATTTATGAATTAAAAGTTCAAGTACCGGAAATTCCACAGCTTGCCCTTATTCCAAGGGACGCATTTTATGCAGATACAGAGCTCGTTCCGTTCCGGGAATCTGCGGGATATATCATCGCAGAATTCATCTATGTATATCCGCCGGGCATTCCTATTCTTCTCCCCGGTGAGATAATTACCCAGGATAACATAGACTACATTATCGACCATGTCGAAATCGGCCTTCCGGTAAAGGGACCCGAGGATCGCAGTATTACTAATGTTAAGGTAATTGTAGAAGCTAATCCTATCTCCTGA
- a CDS encoding MFS transporter, with protein MTGTAEQRTHINLASPFIVKMWVIIFLVEFVKGSLLVALLPVYMENILGLSVTVVGFAFAMQYLGDNLFRSPSGWILERVGYRWTMTGALVLIVLAVTMIIYVTDAVWLSVACLILGIGTSPLWPCVMTGVTDLAGSTKSGSSGAAMGAVEMASLAGTGIGPITVNFLMDHGGQSYRVAFLVLLGCAMAVVGVSLLLPSRISHTVHSSSHGSADGSHGGRKRLKPWASLKRTLHQVRTTLKVSRLLYPALFLQAFAIGLMTPVVTLFARTELHVTPNQFSMLLIAGGGITVLALIPAGRWVDRIGTTAFLNVGFLLAAGSMALFSQVRWLPLAFVSVMLVGISYALILPAWNAFLAKQIPKGERGTVWGLFLTLQGSGMVAGPVLSGKLWDTVGHGVPFLVSGFVMLLLFILHLLIVHRTKLKAELH; from the coding sequence ATGACTGGCACTGCTGAGCAACGTACGCATATTAATCTGGCTTCACCGTTTATCGTCAAGATGTGGGTTATCATTTTTTTAGTTGAGTTTGTGAAGGGATCTTTGCTCGTCGCGCTGCTCCCGGTTTATATGGAGAATATCCTCGGGCTGTCGGTAACCGTAGTTGGTTTTGCCTTCGCGATGCAATACTTGGGCGATAACCTGTTTCGCAGTCCATCGGGCTGGATTCTGGAGCGGGTCGGGTATCGCTGGACTATGACAGGAGCCCTTGTTCTTATCGTTCTGGCCGTAACCATGATCATATATGTTACGGACGCAGTATGGCTTTCTGTGGCCTGTCTTATCCTCGGTATCGGAACTTCTCCGCTCTGGCCTTGTGTAATGACTGGTGTGACTGATCTCGCTGGTTCTACCAAGAGTGGCAGCAGCGGTGCGGCAATGGGTGCCGTAGAAATGGCTTCGCTTGCAGGAACAGGGATTGGTCCTATAACCGTTAACTTTTTAATGGATCACGGTGGTCAGAGTTATAGGGTGGCGTTCCTAGTGCTACTTGGGTGCGCTATGGCGGTGGTGGGGGTTTCACTTCTGCTTCCTTCACGGATTAGTCATACGGTTCATTCGAGTTCACATGGATCTGCGGATGGGTCTCACGGGGGGCGTAAGCGGCTCAAGCCTTGGGCGAGTCTTAAAAGAACGCTGCATCAGGTCAGGACTACCCTGAAGGTAAGCCGACTTTTGTATCCTGCACTGTTTCTGCAGGCTTTTGCGATTGGACTTATGACTCCTGTAGTGACATTGTTTGCTCGAACTGAACTGCATGTAACACCTAACCAATTCAGTATGCTTCTAATAGCGGGGGGCGGGATCACCGTTCTGGCTCTAATTCCTGCAGGGAGATGGGTCGATCGTATTGGAACAACAGCATTTCTAAATGTTGGTTTTCTTCTTGCTGCGGGCTCGATGGCTCTATTCTCGCAAGTACGCTGGCTGCCACTGGCTTTCGTCTCTGTAATGCTTGTAGGGATAAGCTATGCACTAATTCTGCCAGCATGGAATGCCTTCCTAGCCAAGCAAATTCCTAAAGGCGAAAGAGGAACGGTGTGGGGGTTATTTCTGACACTTCAAGGTTCCGGTATGGTTGCGGGTCCTGTGTTGTCGGGTAAGCTGTGGGATACTGTCGGTCACGGCGTGCCTTTTTTGGTTAGTGGATTCGTAATGCTACTGCTGTTCATACTGCATCTCCTGATTGTCCATAGAACGAAGCTTAAAGCAGAGTTGCACTAA
- a CDS encoding DUF1054 domain-containing protein: MAFTSFAAEDFEVFDIPGLEPRMNALISRVRPKLTELGTEMAPVLSALCGVEMFPHVAKHARRTVHAPHDTWVAWGPNKRGYKALPHFQVGMFHSHLFIVFAIIYESDNKIVFAKALTGQISSIRKELPGNFFWSTDHLDPRGTPQADMSDEQFVELTRKLREVKKGEVTCGLRLDKNDPILEDGEALLNVIQETFETLLPLYRMSF; this comes from the coding sequence ATGGCATTTACCAGTTTTGCAGCAGAAGACTTCGAAGTATTTGACATACCAGGCTTGGAGCCACGAATGAACGCCCTAATCTCAAGAGTACGCCCAAAGCTGACAGAGCTTGGCACGGAAATGGCCCCTGTTCTTTCTGCATTGTGTGGGGTGGAGATGTTCCCTCATGTGGCCAAGCATGCCCGTCGGACCGTTCATGCTCCCCATGATACTTGGGTGGCTTGGGGACCCAACAAACGAGGATATAAGGCTCTGCCCCATTTTCAGGTAGGTATGTTCCATAGTCATTTATTTATTGTCTTTGCAATTATTTATGAAAGTGATAACAAGATTGTTTTTGCCAAGGCTCTCACCGGGCAAATCTCCAGTATTCGCAAGGAACTTCCCGGTAACTTTTTCTGGTCTACAGATCATCTGGATCCCCGGGGTACGCCTCAGGCTGATATGAGTGACGAACAATTTGTCGAGCTAACCCGTAAACTGCGGGAGGTGAAAAAGGGGGAGGTCACCTGTGGTTTGCGCTTGGATAAGAACGACCCGATCCTCGAAGACGGCGAAGCTCTATTGAACGTAATACAGGAGACCTTCGAAACACTGCTTCCCTTGTACCGCATGTCTTTTTAG
- the gndA gene encoding NADP-dependent phosphogluconate dehydrogenase, translating into MAKQQIGVIGLAVMGKNLALNIESRGFSVSVFNRSPEKTHDLLSEAQGKNLTGAFTVEEFVQSLETPRKILIMVQAGKATDSTIEQLIPFLDQGDIIIDGGNAYFPDTVRRSKELEEQGFRFIGTGVSGGEEGALKGPSIMPGGQESAYKLVEPILTAISAKVGGEPCCTYIGPDGAGHYVKMVHNGIEYGDMQLICEAYHLLKDVLGLDAKELHNIFKEWNNGELDSYLIEITTDIFAQYDAETGKPMVDVILDSAGQKGTGKWTSQSSLDLGVPLSMITESVFSRFLSAMKDERVEASKVLTGPSSVPFQGDKAEFIENVRKALFASKIVSYAQGFAQLRVASDEYGWDLKYGNLAKIWRGGCIIRSRFLQNITDAYENNADLKNLLLDPFFKDIMTSYQDAWRKVIASAVTLGIPVPGFSSAIAYYDSYRTERLPANLLQAQRDYFGAHTFKRVDKEGVFHHNWLS; encoded by the coding sequence ATGGCAAAACAACAAATCGGCGTTATTGGCCTGGCGGTAATGGGCAAAAATTTGGCTCTGAATATCGAGAGCAGAGGATTTTCGGTATCGGTATTTAACCGCTCCCCGGAGAAGACGCATGATCTCCTGAGCGAAGCGCAAGGCAAAAACTTGACTGGTGCCTTTACTGTCGAAGAATTCGTTCAATCTTTGGAAACACCGCGCAAGATTCTAATTATGGTTCAAGCGGGAAAAGCAACGGACTCCACAATTGAGCAACTGATTCCTTTTCTAGACCAAGGAGATATCATTATTGATGGCGGTAACGCTTATTTCCCTGATACGGTTCGCCGCAGCAAAGAGTTGGAAGAACAAGGTTTCCGATTCATTGGAACTGGAGTTTCCGGAGGAGAAGAAGGAGCCCTTAAAGGACCTTCCATTATGCCTGGGGGCCAAGAAAGCGCGTATAAGCTCGTAGAGCCAATCCTTACTGCGATTTCAGCCAAGGTAGGCGGAGAGCCTTGCTGTACATATATTGGACCGGATGGTGCCGGACACTATGTGAAAATGGTGCATAACGGTATCGAATACGGCGACATGCAGTTGATTTGTGAAGCTTACCATTTGCTGAAGGATGTACTTGGTCTGGATGCTAAAGAGCTGCACAACATCTTCAAAGAGTGGAACAACGGCGAACTCGACAGCTATTTGATCGAGATCACTACAGATATTTTTGCGCAGTATGATGCAGAAACAGGCAAACCGATGGTTGACGTTATCTTGGATTCTGCCGGCCAAAAAGGTACAGGTAAATGGACCAGCCAAAGCTCCCTTGATCTCGGCGTGCCTTTGTCCATGATTACAGAATCCGTATTCTCCCGTTTCCTCTCAGCAATGAAGGATGAGCGTGTTGAAGCAAGCAAAGTGTTAACCGGACCTTCATCAGTGCCTTTCCAAGGCGATAAGGCTGAGTTTATCGAGAACGTTCGCAAGGCGCTTTTCGCAAGCAAAATCGTATCTTACGCTCAAGGCTTTGCACAGCTTCGCGTAGCTTCCGATGAGTACGGCTGGGATTTGAAATATGGCAACTTGGCTAAGATTTGGCGCGGTGGTTGTATCATTCGTTCCCGCTTCCTTCAAAACATTACTGATGCTTATGAGAACAATGCAGATCTGAAAAACCTGCTGCTGGATCCGTTCTTCAAGGACATCATGACTTCCTACCAGGATGCTTGGCGTAAAGTAATTGCATCTGCTGTAACTTTGGGAATTCCGGTTCCTGGTTTCTCCAGTGCGATTGCTTACTATGACAGCTACCGCACAGAACGTCTGCCGGCGAATTTGCTTCAGGCACAACGTGACTACTTCGGGGCTCACACCTTCAAACGTGTGGACAAAGAAGGCGTATTCCACCACAACTGGTTGTCTTAG
- a CDS encoding shikimate kinase, giving the protein MTGDAKEQEVSMVSNQARKNIILVGMMGTGKSTAGTLVAETLGYGFVDLDQAIVEQEGHSIPEIFKDRGEEYFRLVESAILKRVLQMEGNVISTGGGSVLAPGNTSLMLNSGFVVTLTATAEDIISRVGADRNRPLLAGNAEERVRRLMEQRKDAYLFAHCTVDTTGLSAAQVSQHILTHYRG; this is encoded by the coding sequence ATGACTGGGGATGCAAAAGAACAAGAAGTGAGCATGGTAAGTAATCAGGCTAGGAAGAATATCATCCTGGTTGGAATGATGGGTACAGGCAAATCAACGGCAGGCACTCTCGTGGCTGAGACGCTGGGTTATGGGTTCGTGGATTTGGATCAAGCCATTGTAGAACAAGAAGGTCATTCAATACCTGAAATCTTTAAGGATCGCGGGGAAGAGTACTTTCGGCTAGTAGAGTCAGCTATTCTAAAACGTGTTCTTCAGATGGAGGGTAACGTGATTTCGACTGGTGGGGGTTCGGTATTAGCTCCTGGAAATACCTCGTTAATGCTTAACAGTGGCTTTGTAGTCACGTTGACAGCTACTGCTGAGGATATTATTTCACGCGTGGGTGCGGATAGAAATCGACCACTGCTCGCTGGCAACGCGGAGGAACGGGTCAGACGCTTAATGGAACAGCGTAAGGATGCCTACCTATTCGCGCATTGCACAGTCGACACAACGGGACTCAGTGCGGCACAAGTGTCGCAACATATTTTAACGCACTACCGCGGTTGA
- a CDS encoding rhodanese-like domain-containing protein yields MNNIPQITAEELRQRIIAGEDLILIDVREDDEVALGMIPGALHIPMGEIPYRTDDIINDAEVIFICRSGARSQRVCEYLQQQGYNKTANLSGGMIEWST; encoded by the coding sequence ATGAATAATATCCCCCAAATCACAGCTGAAGAATTACGCCAGCGTATTATAGCAGGTGAAGACCTTATTCTTATCGATGTTCGAGAAGATGATGAAGTTGCCCTCGGTATGATACCAGGTGCGCTACACATCCCGATGGGTGAAATTCCCTACCGTACTGATGATATTATAAATGATGCCGAGGTCATCTTCATTTGCCGATCCGGCGCCCGAAGCCAGCGTGTCTGCGAATATCTACAGCAGCAAGGCTACAACAAAACAGCTAATCTAAGCGGCGGCATGATTGAATGGAGCACTTAG